In one window of Tripterygium wilfordii isolate XIE 37 chromosome 1, ASM1340144v1, whole genome shotgun sequence DNA:
- the LOC120004023 gene encoding protein PLASTID TRANSCRIPTIONALLY ACTIVE 12, chloroplastic: protein MLTSKPHLSCVFFGFPAISNSSFSADSKQTPFVGSFRDGMVQVRIGSDNLVARAPLVPRIKCKKKDEEPPYKEITVERYPYHCYMDSTSGQLEPASGARASIPGQDYWPEGTAERVRAANAPEPTGKSTGSPSFGKKPGSRRKKYRTSAAAESSEVSVESNKPEIPETSLEESDENSEETIEGSKDLLSDYVVYNTEEEEEETGYELDKKLGLPHPFIDPKKKKKIEGTLTSDELWWNWRKPEEEQWSRWQRRRPDTETVFLKAMAETGQIKLHGENPTLTECALYRARKHIYKEERLQAEQDRFEKIGPIAYYSEWVEAWNNDTSLEAIQKHYEETGDDENTQLIEMFCHQTEREYRIMMGTDVRIRRDPLAMRMREDQIKQIWGGDPVYPTINYIQDPDEIIDFRGPDFHEPTPNMVAYLKEHGKMVSREELEQMLAEEKTELPVQVRDVDEAMAQAVDIGENDDDEEDSEVDGDEEEKVTRNWSILKTTPQPRSSKAKPKKDGPMSLDEAIEDSENLTDFLMDFDEDA, encoded by the exons ATGCTCACTTCAAAGCCACATCTTTCATGCGTGTTCTTCGGCTTTCCCGCCATCTCCAATTCATCGTTTTCCGCAGATTCAAAACAG ACACCATTTGTAGGTTCCTTTCGAGATGGAATGGTACAGGTTAGAATTGGTTCTGATAATTTGGTAGCGAGAGCTCCTTTAGTGCCCCGTATAAAGTGTaagaagaaagatgaagaaCCACCCTACAAAGAAATAACTGTTGAACGTTATCCCTACCATTGTTACATGGACTCAACGTCTGGGCAGCTTGAGCCGGCATCTGGTGCCCGTGCTAGTATTCCGGGACAGGACTACTGGCCGGAAGGCACTGCTGAGCGTGTTAGGGCTGCCAATGCTCCAGAACCAACTGGCAAGTCAACTGGTTCACCTTCATTTGGCAAGAAACCTGGGAGTAGGAGGAAGAAGTATAGAACATCTGCTGCTGCTGAATCTTCTGAGGTGAGCGTAGAGTCAAACAAGCCGGAGATACCTGAAACTTCATTGGAAGAATCTGATGAAAATTCTGAGGAAACAATAGAAGGCTCCAAAGATTTATTGTCGGACTATGTTGTTTATAATAccgaggaggaggaagaagaaactgGATATGAATTAGATAAGAAACTTGGACTACCACATCCCTTTATTGatccaaaaaagaagaagaagattgaggGGACACTAACAAGTGATGAGTTATGGTGGAACTGGAGGAAACCCGAGGAGGAACAATGGTCCAGATGGCAAAGGAGGCGACCTGATACTGAAACG GTTTTTCTGAAAGCAATGGCCGAAACTGGACAAATAAAACTTCATGGTGAAAATCCAACGCTGACAGAATGCGCTCTTTACAGGGCTCGGAAACACATTTACAAGGAAGAAAG GCTTCAAGCTGAACAAGACAGATTTGAAAAAATAGGTCCAATAGCATACTACTCAGAATGGGTAGAAGCATGGAATAATGACACCTCACTCGAAGCTATTCAGAAACACTATGAAGAGACTGGTGACGATGAGAACACCCAACTAATTGAAATGTTTTGTCATCAGACAGAGCGAGAATATCGCATAATGATGGGGACTGATGTTCGTATACGTAGGGATCCTTTAGCAATGCGAATGCGAGAGGATCAGATAAAACAAA TTTGGGGTGGAGATCCAGTTTACCCCACAATAAACTACATTCAAGATCCAGATGAAATAATCGATTTCAGGGGTCCAGATTTTCATGAACCAACACCAAATATGGTGGCTTACCTGAAAGAG CATGGAAAAATGGTATCCAGGGAAGAGCTTGAGCAAATGTTAGCTGAAGAAAAGACTGAACTACCCGTG CAAGTTAGAGACGTGGATGAAGCCATGGCACAGGCTGTTGACATTGGCGAAAATGAT GACGACGAAGAGGATAGTGAGGTCGACGgcgatgaagaagaaaaagttaCACGCAATTGGAGTATTCTGAAAACTACTCCTCAGCCTCGCAGTTCAAAG